A window of the Ostrea edulis chromosome 1, xbOstEdul1.1, whole genome shotgun sequence genome harbors these coding sequences:
- the LOC125664641 gene encoding E3 SUMO-protein ligase ZBED1-like → MVDSPEFRDIINALDPRYQVPSRKQFSEAIIPKMYNAVKENVLKTLSSATQVAITSDGWTSRSTESYVTVTATFVDANWEMQNYVLQTRPMPESHTAENVASVIREACKEWKLPSPLGPPPLVSDNAANMLKAGQIIGCIHIGCLAHTLNLAAQRSLKVKTVSNLLARIRTIVAFFHRSTVAASVLKAKAELLAIPNHKLKIDVCTRWNSTFDMIERFLEMQVAVIASLRCKELSHIKNKDISNLSDESVSLAENIAACLKPLKDMTTMLCTESTPTLSVIMPLHRQLITNILVAKEDDSHTVVEMKKLMKTDLESRYADKKDFLNMVSAIDPRFKSLPYLTDEEKTDVFDHVTQEAVRLAGAKLKPFVVKTEKEDESTSTIVQPNLPLLPGDSEIQIKNETVVETSSKTGTFADSSCVLHDILGDVFVTLVEPPKSSLELVQMEVINYKSEPSIPLKANPLNWWRDHKTKYPQLCDLAKSFLCIPATSVPSERVFSTAGDIITAQRANLKGKHVDTLIFLKKNMI, encoded by the exons ATGGTTGACAGCCCAGAGTTTAGAGATATTATCAATGCATTGGACCCGAGATACCAAGTTCCATCTCGAAAACAATTTAGTGAGGCCATCATCCCTAAAATGTACAACGCAGTGaaggaaaatgtactaaaaacCTTGTCATCAGCAACACAG GTGGCAATCACTAGTGATGGATGGACCTCGAGGTCAACCGAGTCATATGTCACTGTCACGGCAACCTTTGTTGATGCAAATTGGGAGATGCAGAATTATGTTCTTCAAACCAGGCCCATGCCAGAAAGTCATACAG CTGAAAATGTGGCATCTGTCATCAGGGAGGCCTGTAAAGAATGGAAACTTCCAAGTCCTCTTGGTCCTCCGCCACTGGTGTCTGACAATGCAGCAAATATGTTAAAAGCAGGGCAGATAATTGGGTGCATTCACATAGGATGTTTAGCTCACACTCTGAATTTAGCAGCACAACGTTCCCTGAAAGTGAAAACTGTCTCTAATCTGTTGGCCCGTATCAGAACCATTGTTGCATTTTTTCATCGCAGCACTGTGGCAGCATCAGTTTTAAAAGCCAAGGCAGAACTGTTGGCTATCCCAAACCACAAACTCAAAATTGATGTGTGTACCAGATGGAATTCTACCTTTGATATGATTGAGAGATTTCTAGAAATGCAGGTTGCTGTCATAGCTTCACTTAGATGCAAGGAATTATCACATATTAAGAACAAGGATATAAGCAACCTAAGTGATGAGAGTGTCTCTCTGGCAGAAAACATTGCAGCTTGTTTGAAACCCTTAAAGGACATGACCACTATGCTCTGCACTGAATCCACTCCAACTCTTTCTGTGATTATGCCACTTCATCGACAGCTCATCACCAACATTCTAGTCGCAAAAGAGGATGATTCCCACACAGTTGTGGAGATGAAGAAGCTTATGAAAACTGATTTGGAATCAAGGTATGCAGACAAGAAAGACTTTCTCAACATGGTGTCAGCCATTGATCCTCGTTTTAAATCTTTACCATATCTCACTGATGAAGAAAAGACAGATGTGTTTGACCATGTCACGCAGGAAGCAGTACGTCTAGCAGGAGCCAAATTGAAACCATTTGTTGTGAAAACAGAAAAAGAAGATGAAAGCACATCTACGATTGTTCAGCCTAACTTGCCCTTATTGCCTGGTGATTCAGAAATTCAGATTAAAAATGAAACAGTTGTTGAAACCAGCAGCAAGACAGGAACATTTGCAGATTCCTCCTGTGTCTTGCATGACATTTTGGGTGATGTATTTGTTACTTTAGTAGAGCCACCAAAATCATCCCTTGAGTTAGTACAGATGGAAGTCATCAATTATAAGAGTGAGCCATCAATTCCACTAAAGGCCAATCCTTTAAACTGGTGGCGTGACCACAAGACCAAATATCCACAGCTGTGTGATCTAGCTAAATCTTTCCTCTGTATCCCAGCCACAAGTGTGCCTTCAGAGAGGGTGTTCTCAACTGCAGGAGACATTATAACTGCACAACGGGCTAACCTTAAAGGAAAGCATGTGGACACTCTGATcttcttgaaaaaaaatatgatataa